A genomic region of Bernardetia sp. ABR2-2B contains the following coding sequences:
- the lepA gene encoding translation elongation factor 4, translating into MKNIRNFCIIAHIDHGKSTLADRLLQTTNTITERQMQAQVLDDMDLERERGITIKSHAIQMNYIDPETKEEYILNLIDTPGHVDFSYEVSRSIAACEGALLIVDAAQGIEAQTISNLYLALGNDLTIIPVMNKIDLPSAQPEVVADEIMNLIDCEREDVISASAKEGIGIAEILDAIVKKIPAPVGNPDEELQALIFDSEYNTYRGIEVIFRVMNGTIKKGDKVKFMATGREYEADEIGILGLEQKPQKEIKAGNVGYLISGIKQAKEVKVGDTITHVEKPCKKMIEGFENVKPMVFAGIYPVETTDFEELRASMEKLQLNDSALIWEPETSAALGFGFRCGFLGMLHMEIVQERLEREFDMTVIMTVPSVRFQVTTKKEGVYNVSAPSEMPDPGFLEKVEEPFIRASIITKSDYIGQVIKICMDNRGILLNQTYLTPERVEMIFEMPLAEIVFDFYDRLKTVSRGYASFDYELIGLRQSNMVKLDVMLNGEPVDALSAIVHRDKAYEWGKRLCENLKELLPRQQFEIAIQAAIGAKVIARETISALRKNVIAKCYGGDISRKRKLLEKQKKGKKRMRQIGSVEVPQEAFMAVLKINN; encoded by the coding sequence ATGAAAAACATCAGAAATTTTTGCATCATTGCACACATTGACCACGGAAAAAGTACGCTTGCCGACCGTCTTCTCCAAACCACCAATACTATTACCGAACGCCAAATGCAGGCGCAAGTTTTGGACGATATGGATTTGGAACGTGAGCGTGGAATTACGATAAAAAGCCACGCTATTCAGATGAATTATATAGACCCTGAAACGAAAGAAGAATATATTTTAAATTTGATTGATACTCCCGGTCATGTAGATTTTTCGTATGAGGTTTCTCGTTCGATTGCTGCTTGTGAAGGTGCTTTATTGATTGTAGATGCAGCACAAGGCATTGAAGCACAGACAATTTCGAATCTTTATTTAGCTTTGGGAAATGATTTGACGATTATTCCTGTGATGAATAAAATTGATTTACCAAGCGCACAGCCCGAAGTAGTGGCAGATGAAATTATGAATTTGATTGATTGTGAGCGTGAAGACGTTATTTCTGCTTCGGCAAAAGAAGGAATAGGCATTGCAGAAATCTTAGATGCGATTGTGAAAAAAATTCCTGCACCAGTTGGAAATCCTGATGAAGAACTTCAAGCACTTATTTTTGATTCTGAGTACAATACGTACAGAGGAATTGAGGTAATTTTTAGAGTGATGAACGGTACTATCAAAAAAGGCGATAAAGTAAAATTTATGGCAACAGGAAGAGAATATGAAGCCGATGAAATTGGTATTTTGGGATTAGAACAAAAGCCACAAAAAGAAATAAAAGCTGGAAATGTAGGGTATCTTATTTCTGGAATCAAACAAGCCAAAGAGGTAAAAGTAGGAGATACAATTACCCACGTAGAAAAGCCTTGTAAGAAAATGATTGAAGGTTTTGAGAATGTAAAACCAATGGTTTTTGCAGGAATCTACCCAGTAGAAACGACTGATTTTGAGGAGCTTCGTGCATCTATGGAGAAACTTCAACTCAACGATTCAGCTCTTATCTGGGAACCTGAAACGTCAGCAGCCTTAGGTTTTGGTTTCCGTTGTGGATTCTTAGGAATGCTTCACATGGAAATCGTACAAGAGCGTTTGGAAAGAGAGTTTGATATGACTGTTATTATGACTGTTCCTTCAGTTCGTTTTCAAGTTACTACCAAAAAAGAGGGTGTTTATAATGTCAGTGCACCATCTGAAATGCCAGACCCTGGATTTTTGGAGAAAGTAGAAGAGCCTTTTATCAGAGCTTCCATTATCACAAAGTCGGATTATATTGGTCAGGTTATCAAAATCTGTATGGATAATCGTGGTATTTTGCTTAATCAAACCTATCTGACACCTGAGCGTGTAGAAATGATTTTTGAGATGCCACTTGCAGAGATTGTATTTGATTTTTATGATAGATTAAAGACAGTTTCTCGTGGCTACGCTTCTTTTGATTATGAATTGATTGGTCTTCGTCAGTCAAATATGGTCAAGCTAGATGTAATGCTCAATGGAGAACCTGTTGATGCCCTCTCTGCCATTGTACACAGAGATAAAGCCTACGAGTGGGGAAAACGTCTGTGTGAAAACTTGAAAGAACTTTTACCTCGTCAGCAGTTTGAGATTGCTATTCAAGCAGCTATTGGAGCAAAAGTGATTGCTAGAGAAACTATTTCAGCACTTCGTAAAAATGTAATTGCAAAATGTTATGGTGGAGATATTTCTCGTAAACGTAAACTACTAGAAAAGCAGAAAAAAGGTAAAAAACGTATGCGTCAGATTGGTTCTGTAGAAGTTCCTCAAGAAGCATTTATGGCTGTTTTGAAGATTAATAACTAA
- a CDS encoding MarC family protein, translating to MDELIKFGLVCFTTYFTIINPLGVMPVFMTMTADLSDADRTATARKALVTAFFTMIAFAFSGQLLFEFFGISADAFRIVGGIIFFMMGYDMLQARLIRTKIAKESVKSYVTDISITPLAIPMICGPGAITNSIVMMQDAGTIDKKIVLIGVMFIICLITFFTLWASSKISKMLGETGNKILMRLMGLIVMVVAVEFFRSGLKPIVVDIFKAAMN from the coding sequence ATGGACGAATTAATAAAATTTGGATTAGTTTGTTTTACGACTTACTTTACCATCATTAATCCTTTAGGAGTAATGCCTGTCTTTATGACAATGACAGCAGACCTTAGTGATGCAGACCGTACGGCTACGGCAAGAAAAGCACTTGTTACTGCTTTTTTTACAATGATTGCCTTTGCTTTTTCAGGACAATTACTCTTTGAGTTTTTCGGAATTTCGGCAGATGCTTTTCGTATAGTAGGAGGAATTATATTCTTTATGATGGGTTATGATATGCTTCAAGCACGTCTCATTCGTACTAAAATAGCAAAGGAATCAGTTAAGAGCTACGTTACTGATATTTCTATTACTCCATTAGCGATTCCAATGATTTGTGGTCCTGGAGCAATTACAAATTCTATTGTCATGATGCAAGATGCAGGAACTATCGATAAAAAAATTGTTTTGATAGGAGTAATGTTTATTATTTGCTTAATTACTTTCTTTACGCTTTGGGCTTCTTCCAAAATATCAAAGATGTTAGGAGAAACAGGAAATAAAATTTTGATGCGATTAATGGGACTTATCGTAATGGTAGTAGCCGTTGAGTTTTTTAGAAGTGGATTAAAGCCAATTGTAGTAGATATTTTTAAAGCTGCTATGAATTAA
- a CDS encoding SiaB family protein kinase, which translates to MHDDFQITKYYNEFNKNGVTAIFQGALSQSVLSEIAENLKEKIADRETIKSKIFAIFIELAQNIYHHSADKKHFHTSDSHIGVGIVAIRELSGCYSLSAGNMVEKHQREALEERCDYINGLDKKHLTEYYRQERKNAKGKTSTGAHVGLIDMVRRSGNPLEINFETISEKLSFFSITVTVDKDWQPINTEKNTKL; encoded by the coding sequence ATGCACGACGATTTTCAGATTACTAAATATTACAACGAATTTAATAAAAATGGTGTTACTGCTATTTTTCAAGGTGCTTTGTCGCAGTCTGTTTTGTCAGAAATAGCAGAAAATTTAAAAGAAAAGATTGCAGACAGGGAAACTATAAAAAGCAAAATCTTTGCTATTTTTATAGAACTTGCTCAAAATATTTATCACCATTCAGCAGATAAAAAACACTTCCATACTTCTGATTCTCATATTGGAGTTGGGATAGTAGCTATTCGTGAGCTATCTGGTTGTTATTCTTTAAGTGCTGGAAACATGGTAGAAAAACACCAAAGAGAAGCCCTAGAAGAACGCTGTGATTATATCAATGGATTAGATAAAAAACATCTAACAGAATATTATAGGCAGGAACGAAAAAATGCAAAAGGAAAAACCAGTACAGGCGCACACGTTGGTCTGATAGACATGGTAAGGCGTTCTGGAAATCCCTTAGAGATAAATTTTGAAACTATTTCAGAAAAGTTAAGTTTTTTTTCTATCACAGTAACTGTAGATAAAGACTGGCAACCAATAAATACAGAAAAAAATACTAAACTATAA
- a CDS encoding DUF1987 domain-containing protein, whose translation MENFFFKGQKFTPTIDFNGETGVLSIEGQSYPEHAEEIFAPVFEWLDRFLETPNRTILLNFQLSYFNTATSRRFQDLLESLEIYEKEKGGNVTINWHYREDDYDMLENGEDYIESIDLNINLVSVKHSDK comes from the coding sequence ATGGAAAACTTTTTTTTTAAAGGTCAAAAATTTACTCCCACCATTGATTTTAATGGAGAAACAGGAGTTTTGAGTATAGAAGGGCAATCATACCCTGAACACGCAGAAGAAATATTTGCACCTGTTTTTGAATGGTTAGATAGGTTTCTAGAAACCCCTAATAGAACTATTTTACTTAACTTTCAACTTTCTTATTTCAATACAGCAACCTCAAGGCGTTTTCAAGACCTTTTAGAAAGTCTAGAAATATATGAAAAAGAAAAAGGTGGAAATGTAACCATAAACTGGCATTATAGAGAAGATGACTATGATATGTTAGAAAATGGAGAAGATTATATTGAGTCTATTGATTTGAATATCAATTTAGTTTCGGTAAAGCATTCAGACAAATAA
- a CDS encoding DUF5684 domain-containing protein, whose product MIFTLIASSFGGDIPIDLFIELLLPLYIGGIFLFYLIRGICLWGVFKKADKTPWVALIPIVNFIVLLEITEKPKTWIIGLFFPIINYVLYFVVYIELAKKFDKSAWFGVGMVLLPFIFLPLIAFGDARFKGKKEIFYDDDILDRG is encoded by the coding sequence ATGATATTTACTTTAATTGCCTCTTCATTTGGTGGAGATATTCCCATTGATTTATTTATAGAATTATTACTTCCTCTTTATATCGGGGGAATTTTTTTATTTTATCTAATTCGTGGAATATGTTTGTGGGGAGTTTTTAAAAAAGCAGACAAAACCCCTTGGGTTGCCCTAATCCCTATTGTTAATTTTATTGTTTTATTGGAAATTACAGAAAAACCCAAGACTTGGATAATTGGTTTATTTTTTCCCATCATCAATTATGTTTTGTATTTTGTTGTGTACATAGAACTTGCCAAAAAATTTGATAAAAGTGCTTGGTTTGGTGTTGGAATGGTTCTCTTACCTTTTATTTTCCTTCCTCTAATTGCCTTTGGAGATGCTAGGTTTAAAGGTAAAAAAGAGATTTTTTATGATGATGATATTTTAGATAGAGGATAA
- a CDS encoding proton-conducting transporter membrane subunit, which yields MNEQTFYFFSWQDINFLKSELLLVVAWLAAFCGLLLPKKISSFTVPFICISVLLGNISFLILSLDEIKQPTNTTTFFWNDLFYQNRFTHYLKILISASALFSVWIQYFNKKSNQKAISEWFVILLGGVLSAQFLLISANLFGVYVSLEMLSICGYLLVAFYDKNLINDKSNFKKGKLIASSFNYLVFGAVSSACLLYGFSWWYGISDSFSIPIIFHTSFNISDIFLNASSTESNQITFLIGFLLIGIGFLFKLAAVPLHFWISEVYKNASSGTIFFLATIPKIAVTGVLFFILNHLVAIPSNLQEIIFSSFSILGVLSALFGSFLAIQQTNFKRFFAYSGVSQIGFLILLLVYNFQNNAVSTNGVLIFWIFYILSNAIIWKFCAKLEENNIDLSIKNLKNLPLLPKITLSLASLSLAGFPPLGGFLVKMIVLFVAFQNYQSHSNSIYLFSLIGIGIATLIGFFYYLKIPYFLFISSSVGTPTTVREKDFEVNTISNLTLFFSVVLILINIVLAIYAIRFL from the coding sequence ATGAACGAACAAACTTTTTATTTTTTTTCTTGGCAAGATATAAACTTTCTCAAATCAGAATTACTTTTGGTAGTGGCTTGGTTGGCTGCTTTTTGTGGACTTCTTTTACCTAAAAAAATATCTTCTTTTACTGTTCCTTTTATTTGTATTTCGGTTCTTTTGGGAAATATTAGTTTTCTTATTTTGTCTTTAGATGAAATAAAACAACCGACCAATACAACTACCTTTTTTTGGAATGATTTATTTTATCAAAATAGATTTACTCATTATCTCAAAATTCTGATTTCAGCTTCAGCTCTTTTTAGTGTTTGGATTCAGTATTTCAACAAAAAATCAAATCAAAAGGCTATTTCAGAATGGTTTGTCATTCTTTTGGGAGGAGTTTTGAGCGCACAATTTTTACTTATTTCTGCTAATTTATTTGGAGTTTATGTGAGCTTAGAAATGCTTTCTATTTGTGGTTATTTATTGGTTGCTTTTTATGATAAGAATTTAATCAATGACAAATCTAATTTTAAAAAAGGAAAACTGATTGCTTCTTCCTTCAATTATCTTGTTTTTGGTGCTGTTAGTTCAGCTTGTTTGCTTTACGGTTTTTCTTGGTGGTATGGAATCAGTGATTCATTTTCTATTCCTATTATTTTTCATACTAGTTTTAATATTTCTGATATTTTTCTCAATGCTTCTTCAACAGAATCAAATCAAATTACTTTTCTGATTGGTTTTCTTCTAATAGGAATTGGTTTTTTATTCAAACTAGCTGCTGTTCCTCTTCATTTTTGGATAAGTGAAGTTTATAAGAATGCTTCCTCTGGAACTATTTTTTTCTTGGCTACTATTCCAAAAATTGCAGTAACAGGAGTTTTATTTTTTATTTTAAATCATTTAGTTGCTATTCCTTCAAACCTTCAAGAAATTATCTTTTCTAGTTTTTCTATTTTGGGAGTTTTGTCGGCTCTTTTTGGAAGTTTTCTAGCTATTCAACAGACTAATTTCAAACGTTTTTTTGCTTACTCTGGAGTTTCTCAAATAGGATTCTTAATTCTACTTTTGGTTTATAATTTTCAAAATAACGCCGTTTCTACTAATGGGGTTCTAATTTTTTGGATTTTCTATATTCTATCAAATGCTATTATTTGGAAATTCTGTGCAAAATTAGAAGAAAATAATATTGATTTATCAATTAAAAACTTAAAGAATCTTCCTCTTCTTCCAAAAATAACTCTTTCTCTTGCTTCACTTTCTTTGGCTGGTTTTCCTCCTTTGGGTGGTTTTTTGGTAAAAATGATTGTGCTTTTTGTGGCTTTTCAGAATTATCAAAGTCATTCTAATTCTATTTATCTCTTTTCTCTTATTGGAATAGGAATAGCAACTTTAATAGGCTTCTTTTATTATCTCAAAATTCCTTATTTTTTGTTTATTAGCTCGTCGGTGGGGACACCGACAACGGTACGAGAAAAAGATTTTGAGGTAAATACAATTTCTAATCTTACACTTTTCTTTTCTGTTGTATTAATTTTAATAAATATAGTTTTGGCTATTTATGCAATTCGTTTTTTGTAA
- a CDS encoding SpoIIE family protein phosphatase: MKFLFSIKSKLFLSFLVFLFATTTLAAMLLWYDGQMQRIEKLTATLSQVDLDIRQTDKLERDFFSSEALNLDFYETGDSYYVLQHQKLTSKLRSDLLDLRTHPLIPSVHLRHRIDTLRRSVIKYEATFDDLVTKIYQRGFKNQGYEGKMSEHLDSLLKTPLNKLYLYKIREAEQRFLLYKEESQIENVNALLIEFQNHIDEFTQKEYRNIALRTQKRTEWKELANKYETLWRRLAGTERKIGYRSRLGLKGKLNQLSNQIEVAIEDINREVQKDSDDFRNRSRTKLMWVVGASILLNLILGLWMIRKLGTPIKRISEAIHTVIENDFSAEWKPIPIRHKDEIGRLSRDVNLLVSRILERTAEVFQQNEELQAQKSELEQQTEEILAQRDLVESKNQSIYAQNEYLEKQQEKIQLQNKNITASINYAKRIQKAMLPSQNFLEDILPKSFVYFNPRDIVSGDFYFFAEKDDKIIIAAVDCTGHGVPGAFMSVIGNDLLTQIVIWRGITESNLILNELHNGIVQTLKQEETENRDGMDISLCVLDKQTNEIQYSGAKNSLLFVTPDGKVNQIKGDRHHVGGVARQIERDFTAQTIQPQKGTRFYLLTDGYLDQFGGKHSKKYSKRRFQLFIEKLKAFHIFELQHEVERNFIEWKGSEKQIDDVLVIGFEV; the protein is encoded by the coding sequence GTGAAGTTCCTTTTCTCCATAAAATCTAAGTTATTTTTATCTTTCTTGGTATTTCTATTCGCTACTACTACACTAGCAGCAATGCTTCTTTGGTATGATGGGCAAATGCAACGAATAGAAAAACTGACAGCCACACTTTCTCAAGTTGATTTGGATATTCGTCAGACCGATAAGCTAGAACGAGATTTTTTTAGTTCAGAAGCTCTCAATTTAGATTTTTATGAAACAGGCGATAGTTATTATGTATTGCAACACCAAAAACTGACTTCAAAACTAAGAAGTGATTTATTAGACCTTCGCACTCATCCTCTTATTCCTTCCGTTCATTTGCGTCATCGCATCGATACACTTAGGCGTTCTGTCATAAAATATGAGGCTACTTTTGACGATTTGGTTACCAAAATTTATCAGAGAGGATTCAAAAATCAAGGATATGAAGGCAAAATGAGTGAACATTTAGATTCTCTTCTCAAAACACCTTTAAATAAACTTTACCTTTATAAAATCAGAGAAGCAGAACAGCGTTTTCTTTTATATAAAGAAGAATCTCAAATAGAAAATGTAAATGCACTTTTGATTGAGTTTCAAAATCATATTGATGAGTTTACACAAAAAGAATACAGAAATATAGCTCTACGAACTCAAAAACGTACTGAATGGAAAGAACTTGCTAATAAATATGAAACCTTGTGGCGAAGATTGGCAGGAACGGAGAGAAAAATAGGATATAGAAGTAGGCTAGGTTTAAAGGGAAAGCTTAATCAATTGTCTAATCAAATAGAAGTAGCGATTGAAGATATAAACAGAGAGGTGCAAAAAGATAGCGACGATTTTAGGAATAGAAGTAGAACAAAGTTGATGTGGGTGGTAGGAGCAAGTATTCTTTTAAATCTCATTTTAGGCTTATGGATGATACGAAAACTAGGAACACCTATAAAACGAATTTCGGAAGCAATTCATACAGTAATTGAAAATGATTTTTCGGCAGAATGGAAACCAATTCCGATACGTCATAAAGATGAAATAGGAAGACTTTCTAGAGATGTAAACTTACTTGTAAGTAGGATTTTGGAACGAACGGCAGAAGTATTTCAGCAAAATGAAGAGTTACAGGCACAAAAATCTGAATTAGAACAACAGACAGAAGAAATTTTGGCGCAACGTGATTTAGTAGAATCCAAAAATCAATCTATTTATGCACAAAATGAATATTTAGAGAAACAACAAGAAAAAATTCAGCTTCAGAATAAAAATATTACGGCAAGTATCAATTATGCAAAACGCATTCAGAAAGCAATGCTTCCTAGCCAAAATTTTTTAGAAGATATTTTACCCAAGTCATTTGTTTATTTCAACCCTAGAGATATTGTAAGTGGTGATTTTTATTTCTTTGCTGAAAAAGACGACAAAATTATTATTGCTGCTGTTGATTGTACTGGACACGGAGTTCCAGGGGCATTTATGTCTGTCATTGGAAATGACTTGCTTACTCAAATCGTAATTTGGAGAGGAATTACGGAAAGTAATTTGATTTTGAATGAATTACATAACGGAATCGTACAAACTCTAAAACAAGAGGAAACAGAAAACCGTGATGGAATGGATATTTCTTTGTGTGTTTTGGATAAGCAAACAAACGAAATTCAGTATTCAGGTGCAAAAAACTCATTGCTCTTTGTTACTCCAGATGGAAAAGTAAATCAGATAAAAGGTGATCGTCATCATGTAGGAGGAGTAGCTAGACAGATAGAAAGAGACTTTACAGCACAGACAATACAACCACAAAAAGGAACTCGCTTTTATTTACTGACAGATGGATATTTAGACCAATTTGGAGGAAAACACAGCAAAAAATATTCTAAAAGACGTTTTCAGTTATTTATAGAAAAATTAAAAGCCTTTCATATTTTCGAACTCCAACACGAAGTAGAACGAAATTTTATCGAATGGAAAGGAAGTGAAAAACAAATTGATGATGTGCTGGTGATTGGGTTTGAAGTGTAG
- a CDS encoding RluA family pseudouridine synthase, with the protein MNTEEEKNTTKEIENTKQIENSEIEIAEPLDEPFDDEDEENLYEHYRIKVDGKQLLLRIDKYLMERLPKVTRNRLQTAIKEGYVKVNEKQVKPSYKVLPHDVITVRLPDPVRDLKAVEPENIPLEVVYEDKDLMIVFKPAGMVSHPATDNWTGTLANAVAYHMQQNGEQFLGLSHRIDKDTTGILVVPKTPEARDFIGKQFFHHTIERTYLALVWGEVKEDKGTIKGHIARGKNDRRVMSVLPDGERGKHAVTHYKVVKRLRYVTLVQCNLETGRTHQIRAHMKHLGHPLFGDSMYGGKKILQGSVFSKYKAFVENCFSILPRQALHAKSLGLEHPTTKEWIQFESELPKDIVEVIAKWENYVKYT; encoded by the coding sequence ATGAATACGGAAGAAGAAAAAAATACCACTAAGGAAATTGAAAATACTAAACAGATTGAAAATTCAGAAATTGAGATAGCTGAACCCTTAGATGAGCCTTTTGATGATGAAGATGAAGAAAATCTTTATGAACATTATCGTATAAAAGTAGATGGAAAACAATTACTATTGCGTATCGATAAATACTTAATGGAGCGTTTGCCTAAAGTTACTCGCAACCGTTTGCAAACAGCGATAAAGGAAGGTTATGTAAAAGTAAATGAAAAACAAGTAAAACCAAGTTATAAAGTATTACCTCATGATGTAATTACGGTTCGTTTGCCTGACCCTGTGCGTGATTTGAAAGCTGTTGAGCCTGAAAATATTCCGTTAGAAGTAGTTTATGAAGATAAGGACTTAATGATTGTTTTCAAACCTGCAGGAATGGTTTCGCACCCAGCAACAGACAACTGGACAGGCACACTTGCCAACGCAGTAGCTTATCATATGCAACAAAATGGAGAGCAATTTCTAGGTCTATCTCACAGAATTGATAAAGATACAACAGGAATTTTGGTAGTTCCTAAAACGCCAGAAGCAAGGGATTTTATAGGAAAGCAATTTTTTCATCATACTATTGAGCGTACGTATTTGGCTTTAGTTTGGGGCGAAGTAAAAGAAGACAAAGGAACAATAAAAGGGCATATCGCAAGAGGAAAGAACGACCGTCGTGTAATGTCTGTCTTGCCTGATGGCGAACGTGGAAAACATGCTGTTACGCATTACAAAGTCGTTAAGCGTTTGCGTTATGTTACTTTGGTACAGTGCAATCTTGAAACAGGACGAACACACCAAATTAGAGCGCATATGAAACACCTCGGACATCCACTTTTTGGCGATTCTATGTATGGAGGAAAGAAAATTTTGCAAGGCTCTGTATTTTCAAAATATAAGGCTTTTGTCGAAAACTGTTTTTCTATTTTGCCACGTCAAGCACTTCATGCAAAATCTTTAGGATTGGAACACCCAACCACGAAAGAATGGATTCAGTTTGAATCTGAATTACCAAAAGACATAGTAGAAGTTATTGCAAAATGGGAAAATTATGTAAAATATACATAG
- a CDS encoding Stp1/IreP family PP2C-type Ser/Thr phosphatase, producing MPLSTPTSTSQFAHFVYSEQTHTGKVRKHNEDACAIFETPNGLLCVVCDGMGGHLGGERASTLALEKIGEHMSSKRFDLAKLNDALDQSFASAHAAIAYEAEKNPLLKGMGTTCVAILFHPDATFCAHVGDSRLYMFRNNELIRLTKDHSFVQNLIDEGIITEAESFYHPKRNLIDRALGSDDAQPDITNLGRVLQNIRVGDVFLLCSDGLSNELNDVEIKNFLENETLALEEKVERMMEYALQAGGKDNITIQLIERV from the coding sequence ATGCCACTTTCTACTCCAACATCTACTTCGCAGTTTGCTCATTTTGTTTATAGCGAACAAACACACACAGGAAAAGTCCGTAAACATAATGAAGATGCCTGTGCTATCTTCGAAACTCCAAATGGTCTTTTGTGTGTTGTCTGTGATGGAATGGGAGGGCATTTAGGAGGCGAACGAGCTTCTACACTTGCTTTAGAAAAAATAGGAGAACATATGTCTTCAAAGCGTTTTGATTTAGCAAAACTCAATGATGCCCTAGACCAATCTTTTGCTTCTGCTCATGCTGCCATTGCTTACGAAGCTGAAAAGAATCCACTTTTGAAAGGAATGGGAACAACTTGTGTAGCCATTTTATTTCATCCAGACGCTACTTTTTGCGCTCATGTGGGCGATAGTCGTTTGTATATGTTTAGAAACAATGAACTTATTAGATTGACAAAAGACCATTCATTCGTCCAAAATCTAATAGATGAAGGCATCATTACAGAAGCAGAATCCTTTTATCATCCAAAAAGAAATTTAATAGACCGTGCTTTGGGTTCTGATGATGCTCAACCAGATATTACTAATTTGGGAAGAGTTTTACAAAATATTAGAGTAGGAGATGTATTTTTGCTTTGTTCTGACGGACTTTCAAATGAATTGAATGACGTAGAAATCAAAAATTTTCTTGAAAATGAGACACTTGCTTTAGAAGAAAAAGTAGAAAGAATGATGGAATATGCTCTTCAAGCAGGGGGAAAAGACAATATCACTATTCAACTTATTGAAAGAGTGTAG
- a CDS encoding nitrous oxide reductase accessory protein NosL: MFKSLKLTFFVFIGVSLFFYSCTTSTKQEENTESTEQKYEWTDCQNCGMPTNDFPNWQVMLKANSENLAFCAPRCMMIHLADSSNNVANAIEKMEVTDYYTTQKIDGTSAFYVTGSDKTSPMGKDFVPFSKKEDAESFMQEHKGKKIYSFEEINKDVVVSELK, from the coding sequence ATGTTCAAATCTTTGAAGCTAACTTTTTTTGTTTTCATTGGTGTAAGTCTGTTTTTTTACTCTTGTACAACTAGCACAAAGCAAGAAGAAAATACAGAATCAACAGAGCAAAAATATGAATGGACAGACTGCCAAAACTGTGGAATGCCTACTAATGACTTTCCAAACTGGCAGGTTATGCTAAAAGCAAATTCTGAAAATTTAGCTTTTTGTGCGCCTCGTTGCATGATGATTCATTTAGCAGATTCATCAAATAATGTAGCTAATGCTATTGAAAAAATGGAAGTTACAGATTACTACACTACTCAAAAAATAGATGGAACTTCTGCTTTTTATGTGACAGGAAGCGATAAGACAAGTCCGATGGGAAAGGATTTTGTTCCTTTTTCTAAAAAAGAAGATGCTGAAAGTTTTATGCAAGAACACAAAGGTAAGAAAATCTATTCTTTTGAAGAGATTAATAAAGATGTGGTTGTTTCGGAGTTGAAGTAA